GTGGTCGAGAACGCACCGGGCCAACCGAACCGCCGCGTGGCGCGCGCGGAAAATCCCGAGATCGACCGCGCAGTCCCGTTAGAACTCGAGGCCGGGGAAGTCGCGTTTTTCTCGAGCAACCTCATCCATGCGTCGGGCCCGAACCGCGCGCAGGATCGCCGGGTCGCGATCCTCTACGACTACACCGCCGCGCACGCGCGCCAGAACGTCGGACGCGGATCGGGGCAGCTCGTGCGCGGCCACGACCATTGGAATCACTTCGGGCATGAGCCGCTGCCGGGACCCGAATTCACGCCCGAGGTCGCGGCCATGCGACGCCGGTTTCTCCGCAACTATCCGGAAAATCCGCTGATGGGGCCGCGCGAGCCGGGCATTCCGATTCGCTTTCCAGATGCATTCACCGGGCCCTTTGCGGAGCGCGCATGAGCGTGCAGCGGTGGCGAGGTGTCTGGAAGTTCGCTTCGTTGCGAGGCGGGAGGGGCGGTGACGGATAATTACATTATCGACGTGCATCACCACATCCTGCCACCGGATTACATAAAGGTTGTCGGCGACGCGCGCATTGGCCCGCTCCTCGTGTCGGGACGTACGCCGGAATGGAATGTGAATCTCTCGATCGAAGCGATGGATCGGAACGGCATTGCCACGGCGATTACATCGATTTCAGCACCTGGACTATGGTTCGGCGACCGTGAGGAGACTCGTATTTTGGCGCGGCATTGCAACGATTACGCTGCCGCGATCCGCCGCGACCGCCCGGGCCGTTTCGGCATGTTCGCATGCCTGCCGCTTCCCGATGTGGAGGCGAGTCTCAAGGAAATCGATTACGCGCTCGACGTCCTGGATGCTGAAGGGATCGGCCTCTTGACGAGCTATGGCGATCGGTACCCCGGCGATCCCGCCTTTCAGCCGATCTTCGATGAGCTCGACCGCAGGAAAGCCATCGTCTTTTTCCATCCGACCGCCGCTCAATGCAGTCAGTGCCTAGAACAGATCCCCGCCGCCACGCTCGAATTCCCGTTCGATACGACGCGGGCGATCACGAGCCTGCTCTATGGCGGCACTTTCGCGCGCTGCCGGAACATCAGCTTCATCTTTTCCCATGCGGGCGGAGCTGTGCCGTTCCTTGCCGAGCGAATCGCCCGCCTCGCCGTCAAGCGGGAATTCGGCAGGCACGTGCCGGACGGTGTTGTTCCCGAACTTCAGCGCCTCTACTACGATACCGCCCTCTCGGCGAACCGCTACGCGTTCCGCTCGCTCCTCGAACTGGTGCCACCCGCTCAAGTCCTTTTCGGCAGCGATTATCCGTTTGCGCCGGAAGCCACGATGACGGCGACGATCCGCGAGCTCGGCAATCTCGGCCTGCGTCCCGAGGACCGGCGTGCCA
This portion of the Alphaproteobacteria bacterium genome encodes:
- a CDS encoding amidohydrolase family protein, which produces MTDNYIIDVHHHILPPDYIKVVGDARIGPLLVSGRTPEWNVNLSIEAMDRNGIATAITSISAPGLWFGDREETRILARHCNDYAAAIRRDRPGRFGMFACLPLPDVEASLKEIDYALDVLDAEGIGLLTSYGDRYPGDPAFQPIFDELDRRKAIVFFHPTAAQCSQCLEQIPAATLEFPFDTTRAITSLLYGGTFARCRNISFIFSHAGGAVPFLAERIARLAVKREFGRHVPDGVVPELQRLYYDTALSANRYAFRSLLELVPPAQVLFGSDYPFAPEATMTATIRELGNLGLRPEDRRAIERENALRLLPRMKSA